The following proteins come from a genomic window of Diprion similis isolate iyDipSimi1 chromosome 8, iyDipSimi1.1, whole genome shotgun sequence:
- the LOC124409158 gene encoding uncharacterized protein LOC124409158 has protein sequence MQEIWKEKEVLRRIAQASNAIRRKHKILKTGKESLQETMKDVFKPVVTPLQELVNVSRDTKPVKQEVKEEIKTETMDEPKNEMESEAEDSFATADEEDQTITESSAGLEDEYLRTLEDKNRQNELDTLYGVRNLSTAGLMVGDSPISFERNSIRIGSTVYPKTQGLLELLFKKMPNSVHVTPNDKKNYKNILLATNAHRKYCSATEPIRNTPSAKFKHLIAELLNINISSPSSSKRTGKGVLLPQAWVTRQGVKTDYIFWDDANELVERLRLLTASQAAGNTSHNNEIMSILEELREAGIIY, from the coding sequence gaaaaagaagtctTGCGCCGTATTGCTCAAGCGAGTAATGCAATTCGACGGAAGCATAAAATCCTCAAGACGGGAAAAGAGTCGCTGCAGGAAACAATGAAGGATGTCTTCAAACCTGTGGTAACCCCGCTGCAGGAATTAGTCAACGTCTCTCGAGACACGAAACCTGTAAAGCAGGAGGTgaaggaagaaatcaaaactgaaacgaTGGATGAACCGAAGAACGAAATGGAATCTGAAGCTGAAGATTCTTTTGCAACTGCAGATGAAGAGGATCAAACAATCACAGAATCATCTGCAGGATTAGAAGATGAATATCTTAGAACGCTCGAGGATAAAAACAGACAGAACGAGCTGGATACTTTATACGGGGTACGGAACCTTTCTACCGCCGGGCTGATGGttggtgactcaccgataagcTTCGAGCGCAATTCCATCCGCATAGGGAGTACAGTCTACCCGAAAACTCAAGGTTTGCTGGAGTTGTTGTTCAAGAAGATGCCGAATAGCGTTCACGTTACCCCCAACGACAAAAAGAATTACAAGAACATCCTTCTCGCAACAAATGCTCACAGAAAGTATTGCAGCGCCACCGAGCCTATCCGAAACACCCCCAGCGCCAAATTCAAGCACCTAATTGCAGAGCTGCTCAACATCAATATATCATCACCATCGTCATCGAAGCGTACGGGCAAAGGTGTTTTGCTACCTCAGGCTTGGGTTACGCGACAGGGTGTTAAAacagattatattttctgGGACGACGCAAACGAGTTGGTGGAACGTCTTCGTTTGCTCACGGCATCTCAAGCGGCTGGGAATACAAGTCACAACAACGAAATTATGTCGATTCTCGAAGAATTGCGGGAAGCTGGAATCATTTATTAA
- the LOC124409159 gene encoding uncharacterized protein LOC124409159 gives MKPSDVTVANEKQLLRQAYGGLRAIPIKPTKFRTGDKVRISKFKNVFEKGYTPNWTTEIFTISRVENTHPLTYKLKDYQNQPIACGFYEQELLKVEHPDIYLVEKVLKKRGKKLYVKWLGFDSTHNSWINESDV, from the coding sequence atgaaaccatcgGACGTCACGGTTGCAAACGAGAAGCAATTATTGCGTCAAGCGTACGGAGGGCTTCGAGCGATACCTATCAAACCGACAAAGTTCAGAACTGGCGACAAAGTCCGAATCagcaaattcaaaaacgtcttcgagAAAGGTTATACTCCCAATtggacgactgaaatattcacaataagccGAGTGGAAAATACTCATCCTCTCACGTACAAGCTCAAAGACTATCAAAATCAACCCATCGCGTGCGGTTTCTACGAACAGGAGCTCCTCAAGGTTGAACATCCGGACATCTATCTCGTGGAAAAGGTTCTCAAAAAGCgtggaaagaaattatatgTTAAATGGTTAGGTTTTGACAGtacacacaacagttggataaatgaatctgACGTGTAA